Proteins co-encoded in one Pan paniscus chromosome 23, NHGRI_mPanPan1-v2.0_pri, whole genome shotgun sequence genomic window:
- the CSNK1E gene encoding casein kinase I isoform X3 — MELRVGNKYRLGRKIGSGSFGDIYLGANIASGEEVAIKLECVKTKHPQLHIESKFYKMMQGGVGIPSIKWCGAEGDYNVMVMELLGPSLEDLFNFCSRKFSLKTVLLLADQMISRIEYIHSKNFIHRDVKPDNFLMGLGKKGNLVYIIDFGLAKKYRDARTHQHIPYRENKNLTGTARYASINTHLGIEQSRRDDLESLGYVLMYFNLGSLPWQGLKAATKRQKYERISEKKMSTPIEVLCKGYPSEFSTYLNFCRSLRFDDKPDYSYLRQLFRNLFHRQGFSYDYVFDWNMLKFGAARNPEDVDRERREHEREERMGQLRGSATRALPPGPPTGATANRLRSAAEPVASTPASRIQPAGNTSPRAISRVDRERKVSMRLHRGAPANVSSSDLTGRQEVSRIPASQTSVPFDHLGK; from the exons GTGCCAACATCGCCTCTGGTGAGGAAGTCGCCATCAAGCTGGAGTGTGTGAAGACAAAGCACCCCCAGCTGCACATCGAGAGCAAGTTCTACAAGATGATGCAGGGCGGCG TGGGGATCCCGTCCATCAAGTGGTGCGGAGCTGAGGGTGACTACAACGTGATGGTCATGGAGCTGCTGGGGCCTAGCCTCGAGGACCTGTTCAACTTCTGTTCCCGCAAATTCAGCCTCAAGACGGTGCTGCTCTTGGCCGACCAGATG ATCAGCCGCATCGAGTATATCCACTCCAAGAACTTCATCCACCGGGACGTCAAGCCCGACAACTTCCTCATGGGGCTGGGGAAGAAGGGCAACCTGGTCTACATCATCGACTTCGGCCTGGCCAAGAAGTACCGGGACGCCCGCACCCACCAGCACATTCCCTACCGGGAAAACAAGAACCTGACCGGCACGGCCCGCTACGCTTCCATCAACACGCACCTGGGCATTG AGCAAAGCCGTCGAGATGACCTGGAGAGCCTGGGCTACGTGCTCATGTACTTCAACCTGGGCTCCCTGCCCTGGCAGGGGCTCAAAGCAGCCACCAAGCGCCAGAAGTATGAACGGATCAGCGAGAAGAAGATGTCAACGCCCATCGAGGTCCTCTGCAAAGGCTATCCCT CCGAATTCTCAACATACCTCAACTTCTGCCGCTCCCTGCGGTTTGACGACAAGCCCGACTACTCTTACCTACGTCAGCTCTTCCGCAACCTCTTCCACCGGCAGGGCTTCTCCTATGACTACGTCTTTGACTGGAACATGCTGAAATTC GGTGCAGCCCGGAACCCCGAGGATGTGGACCGGGAGCGGCGAGAACACGAGCGCGAGGAGAGGATGGGGCAGCTACGGGGGTCCGCGACCCGAGCCCTGCCCCCTGGCCCACCCACAGGGGCCACTGCCAACCGGCTCCGCAGTGCCGCCGAGCCCGTGGCTTCCACGCCAGCCTCCCGCATCCAGCCGGCTG GCAATACTTCTCCCAGAGCGATCTCGCGGGTCGACCGGGAGAGGAAGGTGAGTATGAGGCTGCACAGGGGTGCGCCCGCCAACGTCTCCTCCTCAGACCTCACTGGGCGGCAAGAGGTCTCCCGGATCCCAGCCTCACAG ACAAGTGTGCCATTTGACCATCTCGGGAAGTGA
- the CSNK1E gene encoding casein kinase I isoform X2: MELRVGNKYRLGRKIGSGSFGDIYLGANIASGEEVAIKLECVKTKHPQLHIESKFYKMMQGGVGIPSIKWCGAEGDYNVMVMELLGPSLEDLFNFCSRKFSLKTVLLLADQMISRIEYIHSKNFIHRDVKPDNFLMGLGKKGNLVYIIDFGLAKKYRDARTHQHIPYRENKNLTGTARYASINTHLGIEQSRRDDLESLGYVLMYFNLGSLPWQGLKAATKRQKYERISEKKMSTPIEVLCKGYPSEFSTYLNFCRSLRFDDKPDYSYLRQLFRNLFHRQGFSYDYVFDWNMLKFMRPPSCQPPALPCGRPQDELGCSPEPRGCGPGAARTRARGEDGAATGVRDPSPAPWPTHRGHCQPAPQCRRARGFHASLPHPAGWQYFSQSDLAGRPGEEGEYEAAQGCARQRLLLRPHWAARGLPDPSLTDKCAI, from the exons GTGCCAACATCGCCTCTGGTGAGGAAGTCGCCATCAAGCTGGAGTGTGTGAAGACAAAGCACCCCCAGCTGCACATCGAGAGCAAGTTCTACAAGATGATGCAGGGCGGCG TGGGGATCCCGTCCATCAAGTGGTGCGGAGCTGAGGGTGACTACAACGTGATGGTCATGGAGCTGCTGGGGCCTAGCCTCGAGGACCTGTTCAACTTCTGTTCCCGCAAATTCAGCCTCAAGACGGTGCTGCTCTTGGCCGACCAGATG ATCAGCCGCATCGAGTATATCCACTCCAAGAACTTCATCCACCGGGACGTCAAGCCCGACAACTTCCTCATGGGGCTGGGGAAGAAGGGCAACCTGGTCTACATCATCGACTTCGGCCTGGCCAAGAAGTACCGGGACGCCCGCACCCACCAGCACATTCCCTACCGGGAAAACAAGAACCTGACCGGCACGGCCCGCTACGCTTCCATCAACACGCACCTGGGCATTG AGCAAAGCCGTCGAGATGACCTGGAGAGCCTGGGCTACGTGCTCATGTACTTCAACCTGGGCTCCCTGCCCTGGCAGGGGCTCAAAGCAGCCACCAAGCGCCAGAAGTATGAACGGATCAGCGAGAAGAAGATGTCAACGCCCATCGAGGTCCTCTGCAAAGGCTATCCCT CCGAATTCTCAACATACCTCAACTTCTGCCGCTCCCTGCGGTTTGACGACAAGCCCGACTACTCTTACCTACGTCAGCTCTTCCGCAACCTCTTCCACCGGCAGGGCTTCTCCTATGACTACGTCTTTGACTGGAACATGCTGAAATTC ATGCGGCCCCCTTCCTGCCAGCCCCCTGCCCTTCCCTGTGGACGGCCCCAGGATGAACTAG GGTGCAGCCCGGAACCCCGAGGATGTGGACCGGGAGCGGCGAGAACACGAGCGCGAGGAGAGGATGGGGCAGCTACGGGGGTCCGCGACCCGAGCCCTGCCCCCTGGCCCACCCACAGGGGCCACTGCCAACCGGCTCCGCAGTGCCGCCGAGCCCGTGGCTTCCACGCCAGCCTCCCGCATCCAGCCGGCTG GCAATACTTCTCCCAGAGCGATCTCGCGGGTCGACCGGGAGAGGAAGGTGAGTATGAGGCTGCACAGGGGTGCGCCCGCCAACGTCTCCTCCTCAGACCTCACTGGGCGGCAAGAGGTCTCCCGGATCCCAGCCTCACAG ACAAGTGTGCCATTTGA
- the CSNK1E gene encoding casein kinase I isoform X4 codes for MELRVGNKYRLGRKIGSGSFGDIYLGANIASGEEVAIKLECVKTKHPQLHIESKFYKMMQGGVGIPSIKWCGAEGDYNVMVMELLGPSLEDLFNFCSRKFSLKTVLLLADQMISRIEYIHSKNFIHRDVKPDNFLMGLGKKGNLVYIIDFGLAKKYRDARTHQHIPYRENKNLTGTARYASINTHLGIEQSRRDDLESLGYVLMYFNLGSLPWQGLKAATKRQKYERISEKKMSTPIEVLCKGYPSEFSTYLNFCRSLRFDDKPDYSYLRQLFRNLFHRQGFSYDYVFDWNMLKFGASSSQAQPRDSPMTAKGPFCPRPCPCAGPTYSPTYWCPAPLGTQSPPDRPVEEVEELSPQNYWPVVWTPGSHF; via the exons GTGCCAACATCGCCTCTGGTGAGGAAGTCGCCATCAAGCTGGAGTGTGTGAAGACAAAGCACCCCCAGCTGCACATCGAGAGCAAGTTCTACAAGATGATGCAGGGCGGCG TGGGGATCCCGTCCATCAAGTGGTGCGGAGCTGAGGGTGACTACAACGTGATGGTCATGGAGCTGCTGGGGCCTAGCCTCGAGGACCTGTTCAACTTCTGTTCCCGCAAATTCAGCCTCAAGACGGTGCTGCTCTTGGCCGACCAGATG ATCAGCCGCATCGAGTATATCCACTCCAAGAACTTCATCCACCGGGACGTCAAGCCCGACAACTTCCTCATGGGGCTGGGGAAGAAGGGCAACCTGGTCTACATCATCGACTTCGGCCTGGCCAAGAAGTACCGGGACGCCCGCACCCACCAGCACATTCCCTACCGGGAAAACAAGAACCTGACCGGCACGGCCCGCTACGCTTCCATCAACACGCACCTGGGCATTG AGCAAAGCCGTCGAGATGACCTGGAGAGCCTGGGCTACGTGCTCATGTACTTCAACCTGGGCTCCCTGCCCTGGCAGGGGCTCAAAGCAGCCACCAAGCGCCAGAAGTATGAACGGATCAGCGAGAAGAAGATGTCAACGCCCATCGAGGTCCTCTGCAAAGGCTATCCCT CCGAATTCTCAACATACCTCAACTTCTGCCGCTCCCTGCGGTTTGACGACAAGCCCGACTACTCTTACCTACGTCAGCTCTTCCGCAACCTCTTCCACCGGCAGGGCTTCTCCTATGACTACGTCTTTGACTGGAACATGCTGAAATTC GGGGCTTCCTCGAGCCAGGCTCAGCCCCGTGACAGCCCCATGACAGCGAAGGGACCTTTCTGTCCCCGCCCCTGTCCCTGTGCTGGGCCCACGTACTCACCCACGTACTG GTGCCCGGCTCCCCTGGGCACCCAGAGCCCCCCAGATAGGccggtggaggaggtggaggagctgTCCCCCCAAAACTACTGGCCTGTGGTCTGGACTCCAGGGTCCCATTTCTGA
- the CSNK1E gene encoding casein kinase I isoform X1: MELRVGNKYRLGRKIGSGSFGDIYLGANIASGEEVAIKLECVKTKHPQLHIESKFYKMMQGGVGIPSIKWCGAEGDYNVMVMELLGPSLEDLFNFCSRKFSLKTVLLLADQMISRIEYIHSKNFIHRDVKPDNFLMGLGKKGNLVYIIDFGLAKKYRDARTHQHIPYRENKNLTGTARYASINTHLGIEQSRRDDLESLGYVLMYFNLGSLPWQGLKAATKRQKYERISEKKMSTPIEVLCKGYPSEFSTYLNFCRSLRFDDKPDYSYLRQLFRNLFHRQGFSYDYVFDWNMLKFVSHLEAKAGLGDWMGKALTQRARVSRWRAGLPTDGRYELDSVVDLTGVPEPSGLIRADSLCHHGQQGPGRALSPVGTRRIWLRLGSLLGARSRAWVVLAAPPAALIAAYTVLLLLFCTSQVATCTVAPRASLDPVMVLAFFLVMGPWVWLGSCSVSLF, encoded by the exons GTGCCAACATCGCCTCTGGTGAGGAAGTCGCCATCAAGCTGGAGTGTGTGAAGACAAAGCACCCCCAGCTGCACATCGAGAGCAAGTTCTACAAGATGATGCAGGGCGGCG TGGGGATCCCGTCCATCAAGTGGTGCGGAGCTGAGGGTGACTACAACGTGATGGTCATGGAGCTGCTGGGGCCTAGCCTCGAGGACCTGTTCAACTTCTGTTCCCGCAAATTCAGCCTCAAGACGGTGCTGCTCTTGGCCGACCAGATG ATCAGCCGCATCGAGTATATCCACTCCAAGAACTTCATCCACCGGGACGTCAAGCCCGACAACTTCCTCATGGGGCTGGGGAAGAAGGGCAACCTGGTCTACATCATCGACTTCGGCCTGGCCAAGAAGTACCGGGACGCCCGCACCCACCAGCACATTCCCTACCGGGAAAACAAGAACCTGACCGGCACGGCCCGCTACGCTTCCATCAACACGCACCTGGGCATTG AGCAAAGCCGTCGAGATGACCTGGAGAGCCTGGGCTACGTGCTCATGTACTTCAACCTGGGCTCCCTGCCCTGGCAGGGGCTCAAAGCAGCCACCAAGCGCCAGAAGTATGAACGGATCAGCGAGAAGAAGATGTCAACGCCCATCGAGGTCCTCTGCAAAGGCTATCCCT CCGAATTCTCAACATACCTCAACTTCTGCCGCTCCCTGCGGTTTGACGACAAGCCCGACTACTCTTACCTACGTCAGCTCTTCCGCAACCTCTTCCACCGGCAGGGCTTCTCCTATGACTACGTCTTTGACTGGAACATGCTGAAATTCGTGAGTCacctggaggccaaggcgggcttgGGGGACTGGATGGGGAAGGCCCTGACTCAGAGGGCCAGAGTGAGCCGGTGGCGGGCGGGGCTCCCGACAGACGGGAGGTACGAGCTGGACAGTGTGGTTGACCTCACTGGGGTCCCAGAGCCCTCCGGCCTCATCCGTGCTGACAGCTTGTGCCACCATGGgcagcagggcccaggcaggGCGCTGTCTCCCGTCGGAACAAGGAGGATCTGGCTTCGCCTGGGGTCCCTCCTGGGTGCCCGCAGCAGGGCATGGGTGGTGCTGGCGGCGCCCCCTGCTGCCCTGATTGCTGCCTACACCGTCCTGCTGCTCCTGTTCTGCACATCCCAGGTGGCTACCTGCACCGTGGCCCCTCGGGCCAGCCTGGACCCAGTCATGGTGCTTGCTTTCTTCTTGGTCATGGGCCCCTGGGTCTGGCTAGGCAGTTGTTCTGTTTCCCTCTTTTAA